One Uranotaenia lowii strain MFRU-FL unplaced genomic scaffold, ASM2978415v1 HiC_scaffold_525, whole genome shotgun sequence DNA segment encodes these proteins:
- the LOC129760240 gene encoding probable cytochrome P450 6a13 produces the protein MLASIFLILVTTIYWWIRSSFSYWSRRGVPHKKPAFPFGNLEGFGKKPIFSMLSDVYNRFKGAEKKFVGMYYFLKPVVLVHDLEFAKDVLVKDFQHFHDRGFYRNQKGDIVSANLLTLLGDRWRTTRNNLNATFTSSKMKIMFPLMAEVGEKLVNQMTQEAGQSTEVDMKDICARFTTDVIGSCAFGLECNSLRNPECVFQEMGRRTLAPTLLYVFTNSFPKLSRFFNIKMIEKKVESFFLDTIKSTIDHRKQNDIKRDDFLDILMKHGVKNTSDGDKFVGWQIREIVSHSLIFFTAGYETSTIAMASCLYELAFNQEIQNKARDDIQQKLARYGCFSYEAIKEMKYLENCINETLRKHPPVPLTAREVTKNYHIPDMNITLEEGTRVLIPIHAFHNDPQYYVDPERFDPDRFDPEKMANWHPLQFIPFGYGPRICFGLRFGMMQVSVGLAYLLNQFRFTVSARTPVSLQFDPNKYLIANLVGALWLNVERV, from the exons ATGTTGGCCTCAATATTCTTGATTTTGGTAACCACAATTTACTGGTGGATTCGAAGCAGTTTTTCCTACTGGTCCCGTCGAGGTGTTCCTCACAAAAAGCCTGCGTTTCCGTTTGGAAATTTGGAAGGATTTGGTAAAAAGCCGATATTTTCAATGCTGTCAGACGTGTATAACCGTTTCAAAGGAGCTGAGAAAAAGTTTGTAGGAATGTATTATTTTCTAAAGCCAGTAGTGCTGGTGCACGATTTGGAATTCGCAAAGGATGTTTTGGTGAAggattttcaacactttcatgATCGAGGATTCTATCGGAACCAAAAAGGAGATATTGTATCGGCCAATTTGTTGACGCTATTAGGCGATCGATGGCGGACTACCAGGAACAACCTTAATGCTACTTTTACCTCGAGTAAAATGAAGATCATGTTTCCATTAATGGCGGAAGTCGGGGAGAAACTTGTGAACCAAATGACTCAGGAAGCTGGTCAAAGTACAGAAGTTGATATGAAAGATATTTGTGCCAGATTTACTACCGACGTGATTGGAAGCTGTGCCTTTGGATTGGAATGTAATAGTTTACGGAATCCTGAGTGCGTGTTCCAAGAAATGGGACGCCGTACTCTTGCACCAACATTGTTATATGTATTTACAAACAGTTTTCCTAAACTGTCGagatttttcaatatcaagatgATCGAAAAGAAGGtcgaatcatttttcttggaTACCATCAAAAGCACAATCGATCATCGGAAACAGAATGATATTAAACGGGATGATTTCCTAgatattttgatgaaacatgGTGTAAAGAATACAAGTGATGGAGACAAATTTGTTGGCTGGCAAATCCGTGAAATCGTATCCCatagtttaatatttttcacAGCTGGTTATGAAACATCAACGATAGCAATGGCTTCGTGCTTGTACGAACTAGCTTTCAATCAAGAAATTCAGAATAAAGCTCGTGAtgatattcaacaaaaattagcAAGATATGGATGCTTTTCCTACGAAGCTATAAAAGAGATGAAGTATCTGGAAAACTGTATAAACG AAACACTACGGAAACATCCTCCAGTTCCATTGACGGCACGGGAAGTCACTAAGAACTACCATATACCAGATATGAACATAACCCTTGAAGAGGGAACTCGAGTTTTGATACCCATTCACGCTTTCCATAATGATCCTCAGTATTATGTGGATCCTGAACGATTCGACCCGGATCGATTTGATCCGGAGAAAATGGCCAACTGGCATCCGTTGCAGTTCATTCCATTCGGTTACGGACCGCGCATTTGCTTTGGACTACGGTTCGGTATGATGCAAGTGAGTGTCGGGTTGGCTTATCTGCTCAATCAATTTCGATTTACCGTTTCTGCTCGAACTCCGGTGTCGCTCCAATTTGATCCGAACAAATACCTTATAGCGAATTTAGTCGGTGCTTTGTGGTTGAACGTAGAACGTGtttaa